The Rutidosis leptorrhynchoides isolate AG116_Rl617_1_P2 unplaced genomic scaffold, CSIRO_AGI_Rlap_v1 contig348, whole genome shotgun sequence genome includes a region encoding these proteins:
- the LOC139883071 gene encoding PRA1 family protein F3-like, which yields MTTYGTIPTSGSPEPSSDTRYITRANERIRSGLGTRRSWKVMFNFRALGIPSNVPDTLARVRYNVGYFRMNYVIIVLIILFLSLLWHPISLIVFIVMFVAWLFLYFLRDEPLVVFGRTIDDRVVLIVLGVLTIVFLFLTHATVNIIVALCIGITVVVVHGVVRKTEDLEVDEESTGLMATTPGGPSGSSVTSHVQYSPPPN from the coding sequence ATGACAACTTACGGCACAATTCCAACTTCCGGCTCACCAGAACCCTCTTCAGACACCAGATACATTACGCGTGCCAACGAACGGATTAGATCGGGTCTTGGCACGCGCAGATCATGGAAAGTAATGTTCAATTTCCGGGCGCTCGGAATCCCTAGTAACGTTCCGGACACGCTAGCCAGGGTACGTTACAACGTGGGATATTTCCGGATGAATTACGTGATCATAGTCTTAATAATTCTTTTCCTAAGTTTATTATGGCATCCGATTTCACTCATAGTTTTCATAGTCATGTTTGTTGCATGGCTATTCCTCTACTTCCTACGTGACGAGCCATTGGTTGTTTTCGGCCGTACGATCGATGATCGTGTGGTCCTCATCGTTTTGGGTGTGTTGACTATTGTCTTCTTGTTTTTGACTCATGCTACGGTCAACATTATTGTGGCACTTTGTATTGGGATTACGGTGGTGGTGGTTCACGGCGTGGTGAGGAAAACGGAGGATTTGGAGGTGGATGAGGAATCTACTGGGTTGATGGCCACCACTCCTGGTGGTCCAAGCGGTAGCTCGGTGACCAGTCATGTTCAATATTCTCCTCCGCCAAATTAA